ggtgttaaagtctcccattattaatgtgtgggagtctaagtctctttgtatgtcactcaggacttgctttatgaatctgggtgctcctgtattgggtgcatatatatttaggatagttagctcttcttgttgaattaatccctttaccattatgtaatggccttctttgtctcttttgatctttgttggtttaaagtctgttttatcagagactaggattgcaacccctgcctttttttgttttccatttgcttggtagatcttcctccatccttttattttgagcctatgtgtgtctctgcacgtgagatgggtttcctgaatacagcacactgatgggtcttgagtctttatccaatttgccagtctgtgtcttttaattggagcatttagtccatttacatttaaagttaatattgttatgtgtgaatctgatcctgtcattatgatgttagctggatatttttctcattagttgatgcagtctcttcctagtctcgatggtctttacatttcggtatgattttgcagtggctggtaccggttgtgcctttccatgtttagcgcttccttcaggagctcttttagggcaggcctggtggtgacaaaatctctcagcatttgcttgtctgtaaagtattttatttctccttcacttatgaagcttagtttggcaggatatgaaattctgggttgaaaattcttttctttaagaatgttgaatattggcccccactctcttctggcttgtagggtttctgccgagagatccgctgttagtctgatgggcttccctttgatggtaacccgacctttctctctggctgcccttaacattttttccttcatttcaactttggtgaatctgacaattatgtgtcttggagttgctcttcttgaggagtatctttgtggcgttctctgtatttcctgaatctgaatgttggcctgccttgctagattggggaaattctcctggataatatcctgcagagtgttttccaacttgtttccattctccccgtcactttcaggtacaccaatcagacgtagatttggtcttttcacatagtcccacatttcttggaggctttgctcgtttctttttattcttttttctctaaacttcccttctcgcttcatttcattcatttcgtcttccagggctgataccctttcttccatttgatcgcatcggctcctgaggcttctgcattcttcacgtagttctcgagccttggttttcagctccatcagctcctttaagcacttctctgtattggttattctagttatacattcttctaaatttttttcaaagttttcaacttctttgcctttggtttgaatatcctcccgtagctcggagtaatttgatcgtctgaagccttcttctctcagctcgtcaaagtcattctccgtccagctttgttccgttgctggtgaggaactgcgttcctttggaggaggagaggtactctggtttttagagtttccagtttttctgctctgttttttccccatctttgtggttttatctacttttggtctttgatgatggtgatgtacagatgggtttttggtgtggatgtcctttctgttagttttccttctaacagacagaaccctcagctgcaggtctgttggagtacctggccggccgtgtgaggtgtcagtctgcccctgctggggggtgcctcccagttaggctgctcgggggtcaggggtcaggaacccacttgaggaggcagtcagccggttctcagatctccagctgcgtgctgggagaaccactgctctcctcacagctgtcagacagggacatttaagtctgcaaaggttactgctgtctttttgtttgtctgtgccctgcccccagaggtggagcctacagaggcaggcaggcctccttgagctgtggtgggctccacccagttcaagcttccaggctgctttgtttacctaagcgagcctgggcaatggcgggcgcccctcccccagcctcgctgccgacttgctgtttgatctcagactgctgtgctagcaatcagcgagactccgtgggcgtaggaccctctgagccaggtgcgggctatactctcctggggcaccggttcctaagcccgtcggaaaagcacagtattcgggtgggagtggcccgattttccaggtgccgtctgtcacccctggaaagggaactccctgaccccttgcgcttcccgagtgaggcaatgcctcgcccctgcttcggctggcggaCAGTGCGCTCAAGGGTTATATTCTTACAATGTTATTGTCCACAATTTAGTCACGTGTCCACTACTAAAGCAATCCCTTGCAAAGTAAAAGGAATTCTAGTTAGTGCTAATTAGACTAGTCAAGATCTACTcccaacatggagaaaagacACCTTCTCTGCAGGGTGAGTAACTAAACACAATTGTGGTTTTTTGAGCAGAGAAGAATGGGGAACAGTTGCTGGGTGGGCAACCAGCAATATCTGTCAAGTGTAAGGGTTTAGAGGTCAGACCAAGCCAAACTGAAGTCCTTAATCTATTATCTACTACCTAAGTGACCTTCAACACATTTCACAATTACCCTGAGCTTTAATTTATTCTAATGAAAACTAGAAGTAATGAATATTACACAGCTATTACATAGGCCAAACCGGATCCCATATGTAGTAATTAACACAACGCATAGTCTCTAATAAGAACTTCACAAGTATTAATACGACTTATTATTCTCATAGTCTTTATCCCACAGACACCAAAGCTATACAAATTGGCATTGATTATTTGCATTCCAAACAGAGAAGAGCTCCACATCAAGCAGGGACAGGGAAAAGCAGAGGGTAGAAAGCAGAGATGGAAGTCTCTTTGCTGACTTCCTCTAGTGCAGAATCCTCAGGATATAACATACTACTACTACATGTTACCAGTGACTGCTCAAAATTCTCTTCACAATAACCTCAAGCCAAACCCTCAAACTTTATCTTGAGTACTAGCCAAGCAATAGGTCAAGGGTTCTCACAGTTCGAGGGACAGGAGTTGGGAGACTGGAAGAACCTGGGGCTGAAAGAGGTTGCAGAGCTTGCCAGCATGTTTGCATTGAGTGATGGGAGACACAGATGTGAGCCTTCTGATTCTGAGTCTTGTGCCTTCCTCACAATGCTGAGGCTGCCTATGCTCAATTTTCCATTATCCATACAACATAAGTTCAGTATTTTTGCTGGTGGACAGAGCCTTGTAATCCTCTTGGTGAAGTGATTAGCCCGATAAGTGAAATACATGTTGATAATGATGGGAATATGGAGGACTATCCCTTCCCAAAGGAGCATCCAAGAGAATGCCAATTCTATAGCACCATTGTTAACAAGGCTGAGTAGATAGAGAGGGTCTCCTGGTAGGAGTGGGAGCTTTAGTGGAAGTTGATGTAAGCTATAAATACAGATGCTGTAAGATGGTTCCACAGCTGAGAAATGGCCATTGTTGGAATGTTTCAGGTGCTGGCAAGATGGAAACCAACTTCTCCACTCCTCTGAATGAATATGAAGAAGTGCCCTATGAGTCTGCTGGCTACACTATTCTGCGGATCCTCCCATTGGTGGTGCTTGGGGTCACCTTTGTCCTCGGGGTCCTGGGCAATGGGCTTGTGATCTGGGTGGCTGGATTCCAGATGACACGCACAGTCACCACCATCTGTTACCTGAACCTGGCCCTGGCTGACTTTTCTTTCACGGCCACGTTACCATTCCTCATTGTCTCCATGGCCATGGGAGAAAAATGGCCTTTTGGCTGGTTCCTGTGTAAGTTAATTCACATCGTGGTGGACATCAACCTCTTTGGAAGTGTTTTCTTGATTGGTTTCATTGCACTGGACCGCTGTATTTGTGTCCTGCATCCAGTCTGGGCCCAGAACCACCGCACTGTGAGTCTGGCCATGAAGGTGATCATCGGACCTTGGATTCTTGCCCTAGTCCTTACCTTGCCAGTTTTCCTCTTTTTGACTACAGTGACTATTCCAAATGGGGACACATACTGTACTTTCAGCTTTGCATCCTGGGGTGACACCcctgaggagaggaagaaggtggCCATTACCATGCTGACAGCCAGAGGGATTATCCGGTTTGTCATTGGCTTTAGCATGCCGATGTCCATTGTTGCCATCTGCTATGGGCTCATTGCAGCCAAGATCCACAAAAAGGGCATGATTAAATCCAGCCGTCCCTTACGGGTCCTCACTGCTGTGGTGGCTTCTTTCTTCATCTGTTGGTTCCCCTTTCAACTGGTTGCCCTTCTGAGCACCGTCTGGCTCAAAGAGATGTTGTTCGATGGCAAGTACAAAATCATTGACATCCTGGTTAACCCAACGAGCTCCCTGGCCTTCTTCAACAGCTGCCTCAACCCCATGCTTTACGTCTTTGTGGGCCAGGACTTCGAGAGAGACTGATCCACTCCCTGCCCACCAGTCTGGAGAGGGCCCTGTCTGAGGACTCAGCCCCAACTAATGACACGGCTGCCAACTCTGCTTCACCTCCCGCAGAGACTGAGTTACGGGCAATGTGAGGATGGGGTCAGGGATATTTTGAGTTCTGTTCATTCTACCCTAATGCCAGTTCCAGCTTCATCTACCCTTGAGTCATATTGAGGCATTCAAGGATGCGCAgctcaaatatttattcaggaaAAATGCTTTTGTGTCCCTGATTTGGGGCTAAGAAATAGACAGTCAGGCTACTATAATATtagtgttattttttgttttttgacttctgCCTATACCCTGGGGTAAGTGGAGTTGGGAAATACAAGAAGAGAAAGACTGGTGGGGATTTGTAAGACTTAGATGAGGTAGCGCATAATAAGGGGAAGACTTTAAAGTATAAAGTAAAATGTTTGCTGTAGGTTTTttatagctattaaaaaaaatcagactatggaagttttcttctatttttagtttgctaagagttttctgtttctttttcttacatcATGAATGGACTTtgcattttatcaaatgcattttctacaTGTATTAAGATGGTTAtattattcttcttcttttatgtAAATCATTATAAATAATGTTCATTAAGTTCTGACTGTTAAACTACTCTTGAATTCCTGGAATAAACCACACTTAGTCCTGatgtactttaaatatttatatctcaCAAGAGTTGGTTAGAATTCCTgtgtttatgtttatataaaaatggcTCTGTTATTTCACTTTTTCTAGTATCCTTGCTAAGTTTTACATCAAACTTGTAATGGTCTCTGAAAAGGAATTGAGAAGTAATTCCcctgattcttttttctgctgttatatctttattaaatattcagaaaaattcaccagtgaagccaacTTGgtcttgtgttttctttctggGAAGATTTTTAATAACAGGTTTGTTTTCTTTAACAGTCATTAgactcttctgttttttgtttttttgttttttcctgtcaGTTTTGGTAAACTGAATTTCTAGGAATTTGGCCATTGAATTCAAACTGTCAAACTCATCGGCATGAAAGAGTATAATAACTgtttaaaagttataaaagagTATgaaacttggctgggtgcagtggctcatgcctgtaatccaagcactttgggaggccaagacgggtggatcacctgaggtcaggagttcgagaccagcctggccaacatggtaaaaccccatctctacttaaaatacaaaaattagctgggcatggtggtgcgaacctgtaatcccagctacttgggaagctgaggcaggagaattgcttgaacccgggaggtggaggttgcagtgagccaagactgcgccattgcactccaacctgggggacaagagtgagactttgtctgaaaaaaaaaaagtatgaaacttgaaatgctttcttttatttatttatttatttatttctgatttttgttcttcttgttgttgttattattctaGAGCACAGCCTTTGGAGATATGGTTtcttttaaacaatgaaaatgtAAGCTCTCTGAAGTCAGGGATTTTGGTCTGTATGGTTCACTGATTGAACCCCATCCTCTATGTGTAAAACACTGTCTGATATGTAATAGACATTCATTAAATactcattgaataaatgaatcaataaacAATAGTATCACCTAGGTGTCAAGTGAGAAGTTTTAATGTCAAATCAAAATTATCTCCAACCCTCATTACATGAACTAGACCATGTCCAATAAACACCCATCCTCAAGCACACAATATTTAGAGATTCTCATGTGGCTTACTTTTTCATCAGTttctggttttgaacttctgctTTAAGGAAAGTACCATGGCTAACTGTTGCCTCAcacctttgttttgaaataaatcaACCCACAAAGGTACTCAGCCCTTTACTTTGCTTTCAGGAAATAACCACTCAGAAATGGTCCTTCGGTGCAGAACATACTTTCCGGATGCACTGGCAAAAGACAGAACTCTACACGAATATGAGGCAGTCCTGTTATCAGCGTCCTCACTCACTCCACCgcttctccctttccctcctgtTTCCCCTAAAGTTATTTGCATTTCCAACATTTCCAAAACAGAGAAGTTTACTTAGTTCATTTGCATTCTTGACTCCTATAAATGCTTTCCAGTTCCTAAGAAAAGTATACCCTTTAATGCCCAACTAAGTTGTGGCCATAGAAAATaaggaacaaagagaaaatgcaagAAGGAAAAACCTGGAGCCAAGAACAGCATATGACCTTGAAACAGGAAAACCAGGGCTTCTAGACTGGCTAATTAACAGCCTTCCTCCACTGCCAGGACAGAGGAGTCTTACTTTCCTTCCCATTGGCCTTGGTTAATTGCAGTGGAACAGTGCCTGCTGCATCctccccatttttcttttcttcattggaAGTTGCCATTGTGGATTCTCAGTTCCAGCTGCACCCTTGTGTATTGGGGTCTTCAGAAACAGGATTCTTGGTGTCTATGGGACATTCACCACCAATAAACATTTCTAGACTTGCTTGAATCCGGAAGTCCAAAATAAAACTCTCGGGATAGTGCCCACGGGAAGAACAGGACCACTTTTTCTGTTTGGGGAGAAGAGTGTAGAGACTGTTGAGTACCCAAAGGCGTAAGCTCCCCTGGAGACTGCCAGCTGCCTACCCAATATTCTTCCCCCTACTTTATTAACAAATGTGGGCAGCAATTCATTCAGCTAAAATAATCCTTTTTTCAGTCATCCTTCCCAGCTAGGTGTGGGTAAATTCTAGGCAGTAAGACAAAAATACTATCACATTAGTACATAAGGGGCTGCCTCATTATTTTATTAACAGagtgttgattgattgattgagacagggtttcactctgtcacccaggctggagtgcagtggcactaatcacggctcattgcagccttgacttcccaggcttagatggttctcccacctcagcctcttgagtagctgaaactgcaggcttgtgccaccatgcccagctaatttttgtattttttgtaaagacagggtttcaccaagttgtccaggctggtcttgaactcctgagctcaagcaatcctcctgccttgccctcctaaagtgctgggattataggcatgagccactgtacgtGGCCTAGAGTTCATTTTTTAGGgcaattttagattcacagcaaattGGGAAGAAAATTCAGAGATTTCCCATAAACCCACTGCCCCTACACATGCACAACCCCtctcattatcaacatccccgACCAGAGTAATATATTTCTTACAGTTGATAGACCTACATAGATACATCATTAATCCAAAGCCCACAGTTTACtttagggttcattcttggtgtttTACTTTCAGcgggtgatatggttaggctttgtgtccccacccagatctcatcttgaattgtaatccccgtaatccccacgtgtcaagggaggcaccaggtggaggtaattgtagtgagtgagttctcatgagatcttgatggtttcataagcggctcttcccccttcactgggcacttcttcctgctgtcttgtgaagaaggtggcctgtttccccttccccttctgccatgattgtaaggcctccccagccatgctgaactgtgagtcaattaaacctctttcctttctaaattacccagtctcagggagttctttatagcagtatgaaaacagactaatacagtgggtTTGGACAAAAGTATAATGACCTGTattcaccattacagtatcatacagactcgtttcattgccctaaaaatcctctgtgctctgcctattcacgCCTCCCTCCTCCCTatcccctggaaaccactgatatTTTCATTGTCTTTATAGTTTTTTCCTGTTCCAGGATGTCATATAGTAGAAATCATGAAGTATGTAGCCTTTTACGATTGGCATCTCTCATTTAGTAGGATGCATTTAAAGtttcctctatgtcttttcataGACTGATAGCTCATTGCCTTTTAGCATTTAATAATGTCCACTGTCTGGATGTaccatcatttatttatccattcacctactgaaaaacatcttggttgcttcctaattgggcaattataaataaagctgttataaacatccatgtgcaggtttttgtgtggacagaaGTTTATAACTTGTTTGGATAAATACTGAAGAAcatgattgctggattgtatggtaagcaTATGTTTAGTTGCATGGGAAACTGCCAAACTCTCTTCCAaggtggctgtatcattttgcattcccaccaataatGAATGAGGatgttccatgtctttgccagcatttggttttgtcagtgttctggattttggccatttcTAATAGGTGTagggtggtatctcattgttttaacttgcatttccctgatgatataTGATGTGGATCACCCTCTCATATGTTAACCTggcatctgtatatcttctttcttGAGGTGCCTGTTAAGAGcttggcccatttttaaaatgggatttcCGTGTCCTTGTTGCTGATTTTTAggagttctttgcatattttggataacagtcctttatctgATATGTCTTTCGCAACATTCTCCCacagagcagttttttttttagattttttttttttttttttttttcagacagagtctcactctgtcacccacactggagtgcagtggcaccatcacagctcacagcagcctcaacctcatggaatcaagtgatccccccacttcatcctcccaagaagctaggactacaggtatgcaccactatgcccagttaatcatgtattttctgtagagatgggtttgtctcactttgttgcccaggctggtctcaaattcctgggctcaagcgatcctcccacctcagcctcccaaagtgctgggattacaggtgtgagccaccatgcccagccagaaattttCAATTTTAGTAAGAATTGCCTTCTTGATTCTTTCTTTCACGGATTATGCCTTTTGTTTTGTAATTACAAAGTCATTATCAAACCAAatgtcatctagattttctcctatgttatcttctaggtgttttatagttttgtcttttacatttaggtctgtgatccattttaagttaattttagcAAAGCACGTAAGGTCTGTTTCTAAATTTACTTTTCTGCACATGGATATCTAGTCattccagaaccatttgttgcaaaaactatcctttctccattgaattgcctttgctcctttgatAAAGATCACTTGACAATATTaatgtgagtctatttctggctCTCTTATtcagttccattgatctatttgtctgtccTTTTGCCTGTagtacactgtcttgattactgtagctttacagtaTGTCTTGAAATCAGATGGTGCcagtcctccaactttgctcTTCTTGTTCAATATTATGTTGGCTATACTGAGTCTTTTCCCTCTCcatgtaaactttagaatcagtttgttatATCCACAAAATAAACTGCTGGAATTTTGACTGGGATTGTACCGAATCCAAAGATCAAATTGAGGAAAATTGACATCTTGACAATCTTGAATCTTCCTAGCCCAGTACATGGAATATCTCTCAATTTCTTCAGttcttctataatttctttcatcagagtgtTATAGTTTTCTtatatagatcttgtacatattttgttagatttgtacTCAGTGTTTCATTTCTGAGGGACATAATGTAAatagtattgtgtttttaatttcaaattccatttgctCACTGTTGGTATCTAGGAAagtgattgattttttttgtacccTGCAACCCTGCTATAGTAACTTATTACTTGCAGAGTGTTTGTTGtccattcttttggattttctgcaTAGATGATCATGTCAGTTCTGAACAAAagtttttttattcctttccaataTGCACACCTTTTCAATTTGTTTCTAATTGAATTAGCTAAGACTTCAGCAATGCTGAAAACCAATATGAGTGAAGACGACCTTGCCTTGTTCCTGGCCTTAGTGGGAAAGCTTCAAGTTTCCCACggttaagtataatgttagctgtaggatTTTTTGTAGGCATTGTTTATCAAATTGAGGAAGTTCCTCTTTATTCCCGGGttactgagcattttttaaaattatgaatggatgttgaattttgtcaagtacTTTTTCTTCCTCTACTGATATAACTGTGGTTTTTTTCATTAATCTGTTGATGTAATtgattacattaattaatttatgaAATTTGAACTAGACTTGCACACCTGGCATGAATAATTTTTACAGTATGCTTTATACTTAGATTATAATAGTTTAGACatttttgggtttgatttgctaatatgtttttgagaatttttgcatctatgttcatgagagttattggtctgtagttttgttttcttataatgtctttaAATGGATTTGGTTATTCAGGTGATTATGGATTTATCATGAGTTAGAAAGGTTCCTTCTGTCTCTATATTCTCAAAgttcctcattctttttaatttttacattgtattttattGGATGAATGTAACAAAATTTCATCTGACCAGTCACATATGAATGAACATTAAAATTGCTTTTGATCTTTTgctcattacaaaaaaaaagtgctacaATGAAtacctgtgcacacacacattcctttGCATGACTGTGGCTTTgtctgtagaaaaaaattaaaatagtttgtAACCTACacgtctatcaacagatgaatgaataaaaaaaatatggttcatatacataatggagtactattctgccatgaaaaataatgagactctgttatttgcaacaacatggatggaactggaggtcattatgttaagtgaaatggatcaggcacagaaagacaaactgcatgttctcacttatttgtgggagctaaaaatcaaaacaattgaactcatggagatagagaatagaaggatagttaccagaAATTGGGAAGGGTAGCAGGGCTCAGgggagaagtggggatggttaatgggtacaaaaagaatagaaagaatgaatgagacctACTATTCAATGGCACAATAGAGTGaatacagtcaataataatttaattgtatatttttaaaaaactaaaagagtataactggattctTTATAATCCAAAGGATGAATATTTGAGGGAATGGATACTCCATTTTCcatgatatgattattacacattgcatgcctgatATCAAAGTgtctcatgtgccccataaatatatacaactactatGTACTATGtaccccaaaaaattaaaaattaaaaaaagtaatactAAAAAAGATAGTTTGTAATTTAGTTGATTTGTCTGCTCTTATCTACTATCAGAGCTATAAAGCCCATTGCCACATCTTAGGAAGACAACTTTTCTGAAAAACGAATAGTGATCTATTTCTTGACATGAGTTGGAGTACATGAGCATTTTGTTTTACACAAATATATTAATCTTCACGTTTATCTTTttctcattgtgtgtgtgtggtgggggcaggggcggTTGTTATAGTCCACATTTTAAAAGCTAAGAGAAATAAGTCAGCTGGAtgtagcggctcatgcctgtaatcctaccactttgggaggccgaggtgggcgaactgcttgagccaaggagttcgagaccagcctgggaaacatagtgagaccttgtctctactgaaaatacaaaaattacctgggcatggtggtgcgtgcctgtagtcccagctgaaggactggggctgaggtgggaggatcgcttgagcccgggaggcgaaggctgcagcgagctgagtgtgccactgcactacagcctgggtgacacagcgagaccttgtctcaaaaaaaaaaaaaaaaaaaaaaaggaaaaaatgaaaaataagtcaaCCGAATTCGGGTCCCCTTTTCTTTATACCAGTAAAGCTTCATAGCTCCTGAAATTAGGCTGCTTGAAGCAGGACACCTTTCATATAGGTGCTGCAATTCTCTAAATTCATACTTGCTAGGACAGGGAGGACTCAAGGTCAAAAGCAGCAGGAGGAAGCCATCCCCGGCATGACTGGCTCTGGTCTCCTGGGCTCATGAAAACGAATTCATTACACATCGAGCTCCATCTTGTGGCAGTTAAAAGAGATCACAAGGAAATGCAAGTCTTGCTTCACTCAGTTCTGTGACCACATTGGGAGATAACTCTTGGAAAGCTTGATTATTTGTGGGCTAGCTCGCCCAGAATACATTTCTAAGCACATCTGTACAAGTAACTTTCTTCTTTCAATGCAGGAAGTCCCCTTCATTCCAAAATGTACATTCCAGAGACGGTGGAGGCTAGAGATCTCTCCTGTATCTCATCCCACTATGAGTTACCAGTGCCATTAGACGAAAGAAAATCCACGTAAATGCTTCATGATCTTAGGATGCTGGCAACTGTTCAACTGTGATTCCATTCTATCTTTCCATCTCATGCTTTCTCCAGCTCCAAACACCATCTAGTTAACTGCTTCCCAAATGTTGACCTCCACTGATGCTGTTTCATCAGAATCAATTGGGGAggtgcttgtttgtttgtttgtttgttttaatatggGTTAGGTCACTGCAACATCAAAGCATCTTGATTTATAAAgtttggagtagagtgcagtaaTCTGTATTTCATCACAGATTAACTTTGTTCCCTTTATGTATTCCCTGGTAAATTGTAATGTGCAATCAGATtcccctgttttgttttgttttgtttttgagtcagggtcttgctctatggtcaaggctgcctcagcctcccaaagggctgggattacaggtgtgagccactgcgcccagcaatgATTCCCCTGCTTTCTAGCGGTTGAATAAATACTTTCTTAACTAGAGGACATAATAAGAACTAATATTAGACCATGAGAATTAGAACTAATATTACCTCTTGGAAACACGGATATATCTTTATGGTCCACACCATAGAACAA
This portion of the Pongo abelii isolate AG06213 chromosome 20, NHGRI_mPonAbe1-v2.0_pri, whole genome shotgun sequence genome encodes:
- the FPR2 gene encoding LOW QUALITY PROTEIN: N-formyl peptide receptor 2 (The sequence of the model RefSeq protein was modified relative to this genomic sequence to represent the inferred CDS: inserted 1 base in 1 codon), with amino-acid sequence METRNTERGAGKMETNFSTPLNEYEEVPYESAGYTILRILPLVVLGVTFVLGVLGNGLVIWVAGFQMTRTVTTICYLNLALADFSFTATLPFLIVSMAMGEKWPFGWFLCKLIHIVVDINLFGSVFLIGFIALDRCICVLHPVWAQNHRTVSLAMKVIIGPWILALVLTLPVFLFLTTVTIPNGDTYCTFSFASWGDTPEERKKVAITMLTARGIIRFVIGFSMPMSIVAICYGLIAAKIHKKGMIKSSRPLRVLTAVVASFFICWFPFQLVALLSTVWLKEMLFDGKYKIIDILVNPTSSLAFFNSCLNPMLYVFVGQDFXERLIHSLPTSLERALSEDSAPTNDTAANSASPPAETELRAM